A stretch of Fusarium fujikuroi IMI 58289 draft genome, chromosome FFUJ_chr10 DNA encodes these proteins:
- a CDS encoding dienelactone hydrolase family protein: protein MSDCCLKGFQWKAKPKGRNNTVAEMNCYVSGTNKDVAVIIVHDLFGWTFNNTRILADHLAQEVNATVYVPDLFGGEVIPTEILYDKSRMGEFDLGAFFKRNSKTVRRPELVRFAETLRSSFSRIGAVGYCFGGWAVFNLGAKELSLVDCISTSHPSFLEKEEIANIGVPTQILAPEFDPQFTPELKAYANEALPMTGVAYDYQYFPGLEHGLLSVETRVSRARGTEWKEPRMQYLYGSDSGFTGLDQSISD, encoded by the exons atgtctgaCTGCTGTCTCAAGGGATTTCAATGGAAGGCTAAGCCTAAAGGCAGAAACAACACTGTTGCCGAGATGAACTGCTATGTTTCTGGCACAAACAAGGATGTTGCCGTCATAATCGTCCATGACCTTTTTGGTTGGACATTCAACAACACCCGAATTCTAGCCGATCATCTTGCTCAAGAGGTTAATGCTACTGTCTATGTACCAGACCT TTTTGGTGGAGAGGTAATCCCGACTGAAATCCTGTATGACAAAAGCCGAATGGGCGAATTCGACCTGGGTGCATTTTTCAAGCGCAACTCCAAGACTGTCCGAAGACCAGAGCTTGTTAGATTTGCCGAAACCTTGAGATCATCTTTTTCTCGGATTGGGGCCGTTGGGTACTGTTTCGGTGGATGGGCTGTCTTTAATCTTGGGGCTAAGGAGTTAAGTCTTGTTGACTGCATCTCTACTTCTCACCCGTCATttcttgagaaagaagaaattgcAAATATCGGCGTCCCGACCCAGATTTTGGCTCCCGAATTTGATCCCCAATTTACCCCAGAATTGAAGGCATACGCCAACGAGGCTCTGCCGATGACTGGGGTAGCATATGATTACCAGTATTTTCCTGGACTTGAGCATGGTTTGCTATCCGTGGAGACGAGAGTAAGCCGGGCGAGAGGGACGGAATGGAAAGAGCCAAGAATGCAGTATCTTTATGGTTCCGACAGTGGCTTCACGGGGCTTGATCAGTCAATATCGGATTAA